A region of Rhodospirillales bacterium RIFCSPLOWO2_02_FULL_58_16 DNA encodes the following proteins:
- a CDS encoding NADH-quinone oxidoreductase subunit F (part of NADH-ubiquinone oxidoreductase complex I; shuttles electrons from NADH, via FMN and iron-sulfur (Fe-S) centers, to quinones in the respiratory chain; NuoF is part of the soluble NADH dehydrogenase fragment, which represents the electron input part of NADH dehydrogenase) yields the protein MLKDKDRIFTNIYGFEDIGLTGARSRGTWDGTREIMAKGRDWMVNEVKVSGLRGRGGAGFSTGMKWSFMPKEIGERPHYLVINADESEPGTCKDREILRHEPHKLVEGALLAAFAMGAHVAYIYVRGEFCREAEVLQRAIDEAREAGLIGNNACGSGWDFELHIHRGMGAYVCGEEGALLQSLEGKKGQPRMKPPFPANVGVYGCPTTVNNVESIAVTPDIMRRGAAWFAALGRPNNTGIKLFCISGHVNNPCTVEEEMSIPLKELIERHCGGVRGGWNNLMAVIPGGSSTPNITKEVCDTVLMDFDSLKEAKTGLGTAAVIVMDKSTDICRVIARLSKFYAHESCGQCTPCREGTGWMARMMARIAVGNAAIDEIDLLEKVSRQIEGHTICALGDASAWPIQGLIRNFRPEIEKRIKEYQAAQAVQAA from the coding sequence ATGCTGAAAGACAAGGATCGCATCTTCACCAATATCTACGGCTTCGAGGACATCGGCCTGACCGGCGCCCGCTCTCGCGGAACTTGGGACGGAACCAGGGAGATCATGGCCAAGGGCCGCGACTGGATGGTCAATGAGGTCAAGGTGTCCGGCCTTCGCGGTCGCGGCGGCGCCGGTTTCAGCACAGGCATGAAATGGTCGTTCATGCCCAAGGAAATCGGCGAGCGCCCCCATTACCTTGTGATCAACGCCGATGAGAGCGAACCCGGCACCTGCAAGGACCGGGAAATCCTTCGTCATGAGCCTCACAAGCTGGTGGAAGGCGCTCTACTGGCCGCTTTCGCCATGGGCGCTCACGTTGCCTACATCTATGTGCGCGGCGAGTTTTGCCGTGAAGCCGAAGTCTTGCAGCGGGCTATTGACGAAGCCCGCGAGGCCGGTCTTATCGGCAACAACGCCTGCGGGTCGGGTTGGGATTTCGAGCTGCATATCCATCGCGGCATGGGCGCCTATGTTTGCGGCGAAGAGGGGGCGCTTCTTCAGAGCCTGGAAGGCAAAAAAGGCCAGCCCCGGATGAAGCCGCCGTTCCCCGCCAATGTCGGCGTCTACGGCTGTCCGACTACGGTCAACAACGTCGAGTCGATCGCCGTTACCCCTGATATAATGCGTCGGGGCGCCGCCTGGTTCGCCGCGCTGGGGCGTCCCAACAACACCGGCATCAAGCTGTTTTGCATCTCCGGTCACGTCAATAATCCGTGTACCGTCGAAGAAGAGATGAGCATTCCCTTGAAGGAACTGATTGAAAGACACTGCGGCGGGGTGCGCGGCGGCTGGAATAACCTGATGGCGGTAATCCCCGGCGGCAGCTCGACGCCGAATATCACCAAGGAGGTGTGCGACACCGTGCTGATGGACTTTGATTCGCTGAAAGAGGCCAAGACCGGCCTCGGCACGGCGGCGGTGATCGTCATGGACAAGTCCACCGATATTTGCCGCGTAATCGCCCGTCTCTCCAAGTTCTACGCTCATGAAAGCTGCGGCCAATGCACGCCGTGCCGCGAGGGAACCGGATGGATGGCGCGAATGATGGCGCGGATAGCCGTGGGCAACGCCGCCATCGACGAAATCGATCTGCTTGAGAAGGTCTCCCGCCAGATTGAGGGACACACCATCTGCGCCCTCGGCGATGCGTCGGCGTGGCCGATTCAAGGGCTGATCCGCAATTTCCGTCCTGAAATCGAGAAACGCATAAAAGAATACCAGGCGGCGCAAGCCGTCCAGGCGGCCTAG
- a CDS encoding NADH-quinone oxidoreductase subunit G (Catalyzes the transfer of electrons from NADH to quinone) has product MPKLTIDGREIEVAAGLTVMQACDQIGIELPRFCYHERLSISGNCRMCLVEMERAPRAIAACAMPVGDGMVIHTNTEKVKNMRRAVLEFLLINHPLDCPVCDQGGECDLQDITVNYGMDRGRFREKKRAVREKNYGPLIKPTMTRCIHCTRCIRFCREVAGVPELGGIGRGERMEVGTYVEKVLSSELSGNIIDLCPVGALTSRPYSFAARPWELKKTESVDVMDAVGSNIRVDSRGPAVMRVLPRINEDINEEWISDKTRFAYDGLKRQRLDTPYVRKNGKLTPATWDEALAAVAKGLKGLKAGEIAAIAGDMADGESMTALKDLLDSPNIDCRQDGAALDGSRRVGYIFNTTIAGIEQAGACLLIGTNPRLEAPIINARIRKRSRKGGFAIASVGPDVDLTYKYKHLGNDTNVLNEIASGSHLFAEALKKAVRPMLIVGMGALTRPDGGAVLSAARKIAEDCGMIRDNGGWNGFNILHTAAARVGGLDLGFLPGKGGLDAAGIIDGAANGVVKAVYLLGADEIDMSRLGDAFVIYQGHHGDAGASRADVILPGAAYTEKNATYVNTEGRVQRTSLAVFPPGEAREDWKIIRALSEVLGKTLPFDTLSQVRERMAEVNPVFAALNETKPAAWGAFGGDGKLDAAPFVSPIVNFYMTDPISRASATMAACTDVFAASKRGKTGTDG; this is encoded by the coding sequence ATGCCTAAACTGACTATTGACGGCAGGGAAATCGAAGTCGCGGCCGGCCTGACGGTGATGCAGGCCTGCGACCAGATCGGCATTGAGCTTCCCCGCTTCTGCTACCATGAGCGCCTGTCGATCTCCGGCAACTGCCGCATGTGTCTGGTGGAGATGGAGAGGGCGCCGAGGGCGATTGCCGCCTGCGCCATGCCTGTGGGCGACGGCATGGTGATTCATACCAACACCGAGAAGGTCAAGAATATGCGCCGGGCGGTGCTGGAGTTCCTGCTTATCAACCACCCCCTTGACTGCCCGGTCTGTGATCAGGGCGGCGAGTGCGATCTTCAGGATATTACCGTCAATTACGGCATGGATCGCGGTCGCTTCCGGGAGAAAAAGCGGGCGGTGCGGGAAAAGAACTACGGCCCGCTGATCAAGCCGACGATGACCCGCTGCATCCATTGCACCCGCTGTATCCGTTTCTGTAGGGAAGTGGCCGGGGTTCCCGAACTGGGAGGGATCGGTCGCGGCGAACGCATGGAAGTGGGAACATATGTGGAAAAGGTGCTTAGTTCCGAGCTTTCCGGCAATATTATCGACCTGTGTCCGGTCGGGGCGCTGACCTCCAGACCCTATTCCTTCGCCGCCCGCCCCTGGGAGTTGAAGAAGACCGAATCTGTTGACGTGATGGACGCCGTCGGCAGCAATATCCGCGTTGACAGTCGTGGTCCGGCGGTGATGCGGGTGCTGCCCAGGATCAATGAGGATATCAACGAGGAATGGATTTCCGACAAGACCCGCTTTGCTTATGACGGCCTCAAGCGTCAACGTCTCGACACCCCTTATGTCCGGAAAAACGGCAAGCTGACGCCCGCGACCTGGGACGAGGCCCTCGCCGCCGTCGCCAAGGGCCTCAAGGGCCTCAAGGCCGGGGAGATCGCCGCCATCGCCGGCGACATGGCCGATGGCGAGTCAATGACGGCGCTGAAGGATTTGCTGGACTCGCCCAACATTGACTGCCGTCAGGACGGTGCCGCCCTGGATGGATCGAGGCGCGTCGGCTATATCTTCAACACCACCATCGCCGGCATCGAACAGGCCGGCGCCTGCCTGCTTATCGGAACCAATCCCCGCCTTGAAGCGCCGATCATCAACGCCCGCATCAGAAAACGCTCCAGGAAGGGCGGATTCGCCATTGCATCGGTTGGGCCTGATGTTGATTTAACGTATAAATACAAACACTTGGGCAACGACACTAATGTTTTGAATGAGATTGCCTCCGGTTCTCACCTCTTTGCCGAAGCGCTGAAAAAAGCCGTCCGCCCGATGCTGATCGTCGGCATGGGGGCGCTGACCAGGCCCGACGGCGGGGCCGTCCTGTCGGCGGCGCGCAAGATCGCCGAGGATTGCGGCATGATCCGCGACAACGGCGGCTGGAACGGCTTCAACATTCTGCACACGGCGGCGGCGCGGGTCGGCGGCCTTGATCTCGGCTTCCTGCCGGGCAAGGGCGGACTGGATGCCGCCGGCATTATCGACGGCGCCGCCAACGGCGTGGTGAAGGCGGTCTATCTGCTGGGCGCCGATGAAATCGACATGAGCCGTCTGGGCGACGCTTTCGTTATTTATCAGGGGCATCACGGCGACGCCGGAGCCTCGCGGGCCGATGTAATTCTTCCCGGCGCCGCCTACACCGAGAAGAACGCCACCTACGTCAACACCGAGGGCAGGGTGCAGCGGACGAGCCTTGCCGTTTTCCCGCCCGGCGAAGCGCGTGAAGACTGGAAAATCATCCGGGCGCTGTCCGAAGTTCTCGGCAAAACGCTTCCCTTTGACACCCTTTCGCAGGTGCGCGAGCGGATGGCCGAGGTAAATCCCGTCTTTGCCGCCCTGAATGAGACCAAGCCGGCGGCCTGGGGCGCTTTCGGCGGGGACGGCAAGCTTGACGCCGCGCCTTTCGTATCGCCCATTGTCAATTTTTACATGACCGATCCCATAAGCAGAGCGTCAGCCACCATGGCCGCCTGCACCGATGTGTTCGCAGCGTCTAAACGCGGAAAGACCGGAACCGATGGCTGA
- a CDS encoding NADH-quinone oxidoreductase subunit H: MAELWDGYIWPTLWIVIKILAIVVPLLIGVAYLTYAERKVIGAMQLRRGPNVVGPFGLLQPLADGVKLLLKETIIPSRSNPAIFILAPAITFVLSLVAWAVVPFGEGMVLADINVGILYLFAISSLSVYGIMMAGWASNSRYAFLGALRSAAQMVSYEVAMGFVIVTVLLCAGSMNLSDIVMAQKGMWFVIPLFPMAVIFLISILAETNRHPFDLPEAEAELVAGYNVEYSAMTFALFFLGEYAFMILMSAMTAILFLGGWLPPFDMAPFTWIPGPAWFALKIAFVLFVFLWVRATFPRYRYDQLMRLGWKVFLPLSLAGVVIVAGVLVAFGLTPVAGQGGI, encoded by the coding sequence ATGGCTGAACTTTGGGACGGATATATCTGGCCGACGCTGTGGATCGTCATCAAGATCCTCGCCATCGTCGTGCCTCTGCTGATCGGGGTGGCTTATCTTACCTACGCCGAGCGCAAGGTGATCGGCGCCATGCAGCTTCGCCGGGGGCCGAACGTGGTCGGGCCGTTCGGCCTTCTTCAGCCGCTGGCCGACGGCGTCAAGCTGCTGCTGAAAGAGACCATAATTCCGTCCCGGTCCAACCCCGCCATCTTTATTCTGGCCCCGGCCATAACCTTTGTTTTGTCGCTGGTGGCGTGGGCGGTGGTTCCTTTCGGCGAGGGGATGGTGCTGGCCGATATCAATGTCGGCATTCTCTATCTTTTCGCCATTTCGTCGCTCAGCGTTTACGGCATTATGATGGCCGGTTGGGCCAGTAACTCACGCTATGCTTTCCTTGGGGCGCTGCGTTCGGCGGCGCAGATGGTTTCCTACGAGGTCGCCATGGGCTTCGTCATCGTTACCGTGCTGCTGTGCGCCGGTTCCATGAATCTCAGCGATATAGTCATGGCCCAGAAGGGTATGTGGTTCGTGATTCCGCTGTTTCCGATGGCGGTGATTTTCCTGATCTCGATCCTGGCCGAGACCAACCGTCACCCCTTTGATTTGCCGGAGGCCGAGGCCGAGTTGGTGGCCGGCTATAACGTCGAGTATTCGGCGATGACCTTCGCCCTGTTCTTCCTCGGCGAATATGCCTTCATGATCCTGATGTCGGCGATGACCGCCATTCTCTTCCTCGGCGGCTGGCTGCCGCCGTTTGACATGGCGCCGTTCACCTGGATACCCGGCCCGGCGTGGTTCGCCTTGAAGATCGCCTTTGTGCTGTTCGTTTTCCTGTGGGTGCGGGCCACCTTCCCGCGTTACCGCTATGACCAGTTGATGCGGCTGGGCTGGAAAGTCTTTCTGCCGCTGTCGCTGGCGGGAGTGGTGATCGTCGCCGGCGTTCTCGTCGCCTTCGGGTTGACGCCGGTGGCGGGTCAGGGGGGTATATGA